In Nocardia sputorum, a single genomic region encodes these proteins:
- a CDS encoding amino acid adenylation domain-containing protein, whose amino-acid sequence MVDIGLEEIRAAVAGQLGLAATEIADHDDLIQLGLDSIRTMKLAGGWRKRGADINFAQLAADPTVAAWHGLLGAKDAAGDQVSGPASAETPAEAADDDPAAPFPLATMQHAYWIGRSDEQELGGVAAHLYVEFDGGRIDPARLERAVADLVAMHPMLRTRFLPDGTQQTMTAPGKPVFSVVDLRDRSPEEAEAALTELRDRKTHQRLAIEDGQAIDVTLTLRDGDRSRLHLDVDMLAGDAMSYRILISDLAELYHGTTLPVPAYTYRRHRTEHREDVAARERDRQWWQQRLPELPGAPELPTVAVSERADPNRTVRYDHWLVPEAKQRLLAAAHERGITPAMALAAVFAETIGGWSAQSRFLLNVPLFHRDPVHPDIDRVIGDFTSSIMLEVDVTESMSVTDRARALQRSMHESGAHTAYSGLEVLRDLGRHRGEPVLAPVVYTSALNLGELFAGKVTETFGEPVWIISQGPQVLLDAQVTEVRGGLLLNWDVRASAFPEGMIDAMFARYCAAIGRLGEGAAGWNAEAAVRLPVAQAEVRAAVNATDGPVSGRCLHQGFFEHAAAQPEAPAVVWGLGDERGEWSYGELAARALAVAGALRAEGVRPGESVAVQLPKGPDQVVAVLGVLAAGATYVPIGFDQPTGRRAEILRTGAVDTALTIDGARMDAPITCVSIDAARDHPQPLAAPVYPDTGDIAYVLFTSGSTGVPKGVEIPHRGAMNTIDALNEWFGVGGGDRALGLSALEFDLSVYDIFGLFSVGGTVVAVDPAQRADPSAWVELLRTHRVSILNCVPSMLDMILQIGGDRLGDSLRAVILGGDWVGADLARRLSAQVPGCRFAGLGGATETSIHTTICEVDGEPPAQWATVPFGVPLRNVRCRVVGPAGRDCPDWVPGELWVGGVCVAAGYRNDPERTAERFVEHDGLRWYKTGDMARYWPDGTIEFLGRADHQVQIRGYRVELGEVESALRTVPGVRHAVAAVVGAGAPKLVAAVAGDVGEIGDITAAVSDLLPAYMVPTRVEFLEQMPLTANGKLDRRAVVALLEPGSEDDQDTAPRDDVEAALADIVAAVLGIDAIGVHDDFFGRGGDSVLATTVIARVREWLQADHALVADLFATRTVARLAERLREREAQQGLDGRLPAVARLYLEVASMTDEEILAQT is encoded by the coding sequence ATGGTGGACATCGGCCTGGAGGAGATCCGGGCGGCGGTGGCCGGTCAACTGGGGCTCGCCGCCACGGAGATCGCCGATCACGACGACCTCATCCAGCTGGGGCTGGACTCGATCCGCACCATGAAGCTCGCGGGCGGCTGGCGTAAACGCGGCGCCGACATCAATTTCGCCCAGCTGGCCGCCGATCCCACGGTGGCTGCCTGGCACGGCCTGCTCGGCGCGAAAGACGCGGCGGGCGACCAGGTGTCCGGGCCGGCGTCGGCTGAGACCCCCGCCGAGGCGGCGGACGACGATCCGGCCGCGCCCTTCCCCTTGGCCACTATGCAGCACGCGTACTGGATCGGCCGCTCCGACGAGCAAGAACTCGGCGGAGTCGCGGCGCACCTGTACGTCGAATTCGACGGCGGCCGCATCGATCCCGCGCGTCTAGAGCGCGCGGTGGCCGACTTGGTCGCCATGCACCCCATGCTGCGCACCAGGTTCCTGCCGGACGGCACGCAGCAGACCATGACGGCCCCGGGCAAGCCGGTGTTCAGTGTCGTCGACCTGCGCGACCGGTCGCCCGAGGAGGCCGAGGCCGCGCTCACCGAACTGCGCGATCGCAAGACTCACCAGCGCCTCGCCATCGAAGACGGCCAGGCCATCGACGTCACACTCACCCTGCGCGACGGAGACCGCAGCAGGCTGCATCTGGATGTCGACATGCTCGCGGGCGACGCCATGAGCTACCGGATCCTGATCTCCGACCTGGCCGAGCTCTACCACGGGACGACCTTGCCGGTCCCCGCTTACACCTACCGTCGGCACCGCACCGAGCACCGCGAGGACGTCGCCGCCCGCGAGCGCGACCGGCAGTGGTGGCAGCAGCGGCTGCCCGAATTGCCCGGCGCACCGGAACTGCCCACCGTGGCGGTCAGCGAGCGCGCCGACCCGAATCGCACCGTGCGCTACGACCACTGGCTGGTGCCGGAAGCCAAGCAGCGGTTGCTCGCCGCCGCGCACGAACGCGGCATCACTCCCGCGATGGCGCTCGCTGCGGTGTTCGCCGAGACCATCGGCGGTTGGTCGGCGCAGAGCCGCTTCTTGCTGAACGTGCCGCTGTTCCACCGCGATCCCGTGCACCCGGACATCGATCGGGTGATCGGCGACTTCACATCATCGATCATGCTCGAGGTCGACGTCACCGAGAGCATGTCGGTCACCGACCGTGCCCGCGCGCTGCAACGCAGCATGCACGAAAGCGGCGCGCATACGGCCTATTCCGGGCTCGAGGTGCTGCGCGACCTGGGCAGGCATCGCGGGGAGCCCGTGCTCGCCCCGGTCGTCTACACCAGCGCGCTGAACCTCGGCGAACTGTTCGCCGGCAAGGTCACCGAGACCTTCGGCGAACCCGTGTGGATCATCTCGCAGGGACCGCAGGTGCTGCTCGACGCGCAGGTCACCGAAGTTCGCGGCGGACTGCTGCTGAACTGGGATGTGCGCGCGTCGGCCTTCCCCGAGGGCATGATCGACGCCATGTTCGCCCGCTACTGCGCGGCGATCGGACGGCTCGGCGAGGGCGCGGCAGGATGGAACGCGGAGGCCGCCGTGCGGCTGCCGGTGGCCCAGGCCGAGGTGCGGGCCGCGGTCAACGCCACCGACGGCCCGGTCAGCGGGCGTTGCCTGCACCAGGGCTTCTTCGAACACGCCGCGGCACAGCCCGAGGCGCCCGCGGTGGTGTGGGGTCTGGGCGACGAGCGAGGGGAATGGAGTTACGGGGAACTGGCCGCCCGCGCGCTGGCTGTGGCGGGCGCCCTGCGCGCCGAAGGTGTGCGGCCCGGCGAGTCGGTCGCCGTCCAGTTGCCGAAAGGACCGGACCAGGTGGTGGCGGTGCTCGGCGTGCTCGCGGCCGGAGCGACTTACGTGCCGATCGGATTCGATCAACCGACGGGACGTCGCGCGGAGATCCTCCGCACCGGAGCTGTCGACACGGCATTGACCATCGATGGCGCTCGGATGGACGCACCGATCACGTGTGTGTCCATCGATGCGGCCCGTGACCACCCGCAGCCGCTCGCGGCGCCCGTCTATCCGGACACCGGCGACATCGCCTACGTGCTCTTCACCTCCGGGTCGACCGGCGTGCCGAAGGGCGTCGAGATCCCACACCGCGGCGCGATGAACACCATCGATGCGCTGAACGAATGGTTCGGGGTCGGCGGCGGCGATCGCGCGCTGGGGTTGTCCGCTCTGGAGTTCGACCTTTCGGTCTACGACATCTTCGGTCTGTTCTCGGTCGGCGGCACCGTCGTTGCGGTCGATCCGGCGCAACGCGCCGATCCGTCCGCGTGGGTGGAACTGCTGCGTACCCACCGTGTTTCGATCCTCAACTGCGTGCCCAGCATGCTGGACATGATCCTGCAGATCGGCGGTGACCGACTGGGTGATTCGCTGCGTGCCGTCATCCTCGGCGGGGACTGGGTCGGTGCGGACCTGGCCCGCCGGCTGTCGGCCCAGGTGCCGGGTTGCCGGTTCGCCGGTCTCGGCGGCGCGACCGAGACCTCCATCCACACCACCATCTGCGAGGTCGACGGCGAGCCGCCCGCGCAGTGGGCGACCGTGCCGTTCGGCGTTCCGCTGCGCAACGTCCGATGCCGGGTCGTCGGCCCCGCGGGCCGCGACTGCCCGGACTGGGTGCCCGGCGAACTATGGGTCGGCGGCGTCTGCGTCGCCGCGGGCTACCGCAACGACCCGGAGCGGACCGCCGAGCGTTTCGTCGAACACGACGGCCTCCGCTGGTACAAGACCGGCGACATGGCCAGGTACTGGCCCGACGGCACGATCGAATTCCTCGGCCGCGCCGATCATCAGGTCCAGATCCGCGGGTACCGCGTGGAACTGGGCGAGGTGGAGAGCGCGTTGCGCACGGTGCCCGGCGTCCGGCATGCCGTCGCCGCGGTCGTCGGTGCGGGCGCGCCCAAGCTGGTCGCCGCCGTCGCGGGTGACGTGGGCGAGATCGGCGACATCACCGCGGCGGTCTCGGATCTGTTGCCCGCCTACATGGTGCCCACCCGGGTCGAGTTCCTCGAGCAGATGCCCTTGACCGCCAACGGCAAATTGGACCGCCGTGCCGTGGTCGCCCTCCTGGAACCAGGAAGCGAGGACGACCAGGACACCGCTCCTCGCGATGACGTGGAGGCCGCGCTGGCCGATATCGTCGCGGCCGTCCTCGGCATCGACGCGATCGGCGTGCACGACGACTTCTTCGGCCGTGGCGGCGATTCCGTTCTCGCCACGACCGTGATCGCCCGCGTCCGCGAGTGGCTGCAAGCCGATCACGCGCTGGTCGCGGACCTGTTCGCCACCCGAACCGTCGCGCGGCTGGCGGAGCGGCTGCGGGAACGTGAAGCCCAGCAGGGCCTGGACGGCAGGCTGCCCGCGGTCGCCCGGCTCTACCTCGAGGTGGCATCGATGACGGACGAGGAGATCCTCGCGCAGACGTGA
- a CDS encoding MAB_1171c family putative transporter, translating into MPVWIMFPVILVVAAIAAGRWLLVADTFTDRMINHAWTWNLGGLALYVFAAAAGFAGLGQRLFLCCGLMTTAMVLVLAQLAAGAEPEVMLRRQKVYSVVAAVTSAVLLMFAPAARDVLHVGLDEIVWTLSEIPMAVSGYLVARASFRELRTAARMVKEKLTYSVLLALAVYWAVAALLTIVRALCGVPPSHPGNAMAVSSFVCMLVIATLTAMPLVTALLARAGLDRAGRRCRRLRPLWRDLTAAVPEVVLTRTGDGDSGAASQLYRMTVEIQDALLHLRPYMPPPAQALGSAAAGQSVRDYARQVAYAVRGRAAGLRPVAQTAPLAAMPTGGHDRANGLRQLLDLALEWPKARADVG; encoded by the coding sequence GTGCCTGTTTGGATCATGTTCCCGGTGATTCTGGTGGTCGCGGCGATCGCGGCGGGACGGTGGCTTCTGGTCGCGGACACCTTCACCGATCGCATGATCAACCATGCGTGGACGTGGAATCTCGGTGGCCTGGCGCTGTACGTCTTCGCCGCGGCGGCGGGGTTTGCCGGGCTCGGTCAGCGGCTGTTCCTGTGCTGCGGACTGATGACCACCGCCATGGTCCTGGTGCTGGCGCAACTGGCCGCGGGCGCGGAGCCGGAGGTGATGCTGCGCAGGCAGAAGGTCTACAGCGTCGTCGCCGCCGTGACTTCGGCGGTGCTGCTGATGTTCGCACCCGCCGCACGGGATGTGTTGCATGTCGGTCTCGACGAGATCGTGTGGACGCTCTCCGAGATTCCTATGGCGGTCAGCGGATACCTCGTCGCGCGGGCCAGTTTCCGTGAACTGCGTACCGCTGCTCGTATGGTGAAAGAGAAGCTGACGTATTCGGTCCTTTTGGCCCTCGCGGTGTACTGGGCGGTGGCGGCACTGCTGACTATCGTCCGCGCGCTCTGCGGTGTCCCGCCGAGTCATCCGGGCAACGCAATGGCGGTCTCGTCGTTCGTCTGCATGCTCGTCATCGCCACACTGACGGCGATGCCGCTTGTGACCGCTTTGCTGGCCCGAGCTGGGCTGGACCGAGCCGGTCGGCGCTGCCGTCGTCTGCGTCCGCTGTGGCGTGACCTGACCGCCGCGGTCCCGGAAGTCGTCTTGACCCGAACCGGCGACGGAGACAGCGGTGCGGCGTCTCAGCTGTATCGGATGACGGTGGAAATTCAAGACGCCCTGTTGCATCTGCGGCCTTACATGCCGCCCCCGGCGCAGGCGTTGGGATCTGCGGCCGCCGGGCAAAGCGTCCGCGACTATGCGCGTCAGGTCGCCTATGCCGTCCGAGGCAGAGCCGCCGGACTGCGTCCCGTGGCGCAGACCGCCCCGCTCGCCGCCATGCCGACCGGCGGCCACGATCGTGCCAATGGCCTGCGGCAATTGCTCGACTTGGCGCTCGAATGGCCGAAAGCTCGCGCCGATGTAGGTTAG